The sequence CGTAtagactttttaatttaaaaaaataaatatgttccAGATATGGTGTGGTTAAATATTTGCAGTTAGGTGGGGAAGAAGGGTGTGTGGTTGGCTTGGGAGTCCAATACCTGGAATTAGAAAAGGCAAGATGTTTAAAAGCTGTATAAATCCCAAGTGTTGTCTTGGCATTAAGATTTGAATTCTActttgtaaataatgtataataacattcctttatgtaaataccgtacgtatccaattccttatatttctttatttcttgtatttctacactatttataatattgtgcaactacaacacagagtttcccttcggggatcaataaagtatttctgattctgattcttaaagtgactatatgtgTGACTTATATAAAGTGACTTTCGGTTTGTGATGATGCCTTTGGACAAAAGCGGTAGAGTTTTTAACACATGTTTCACTTCCGTTGGAGGTCTTTTCTTTAGGGTTCTGTATTGCTGAGTTAGCATTACCAGGTGGTCGCATATAGTTGCGATTCATGTTTTGATCAGACAGAAAATCgttaatttacaataagagaataagttacagatgcatcgttgcatttcaagtgttgcatactGTAACTTGACCTACTGTGGATGTCTAGTGAGATAAACCAGGTGTCACTGTCACTGGgtcacgagccaaagcattaggagtaataataacttagattGATATGAAATCCATGGACACTTTACACCAGAAACGTGACagggacaagggaaaagaaaatcataGGAAAGCGTCCGGCGCTGAATGGAAGGGGGGCGTAATTAAATGTTGTCTACTGACAacagccatattgggcaagttattttatgaataaaatagGATCTCATTCTACCTTTTACCTGCTTAGTTACTAACTTCGGCTTTTCCGgtgttacaaagaaatctgttACCCTTTggaatgttttaatgttgtgcCAGCAAGATGTTCTGCTACatatcattttgtgactttgcggGAATAAATCGGACCCGGGCAAAGGCGTTACTAAAATCTATATAAAACTAGCGTTAGTCTCGATTGCTGTTACAGTTCATTTATGATCGTCAGATGGGAAATTACACAATTTCCGATTCAAAAGTTACTTATAGTTACTTTAATAACAATTTTCCTTGGGAAGCATTCCTCAAAGTTGAACCTCCTATAAGTGAGATTGTAACAAATGTTACATCTGGTTGTTGTTGGCTCTGTCCATTTTCtataacccttgggttgtcttcccgttaaccttgaacttgtccttccaggtcaaaattgaaaattaatattttttaaaggttttgcaattattcttggaattcatggtcaacaaacctaatttatatcaaattatacatagttaaaaaggcagaaattatgaatttttttcactaatagttaagatcacaggatgttgagtggatctcagatgggtagatgtcaaagtttagtccggatactgttttgaaaccataaaaaaaaaagaattcaaatgccataagataaaataaaacaccccaaaaattcaatgaaagtaatcattaatgtcacCTGAAGAACATATGGAATCAtcccatgttatttttggacaatttggttgaaagaaatccatatttctgatgaaaagaaatttgaaagtttgacccggggacaacacaagggtcaaacaacacaggctatattgaaaatgttttagatGCAATATCAGTAATtgttgacagtaaaaagtaagaGTATGGTTATAAAATGGATGGAAGTGTTGGAGGTGATGACCGCTACAATCAAAACCATTCTTTCTTTGCGTCATATTGTTCCCATGGCAATAAGCATGTAAGAAGACATCTTATGAACGACATGATGGACAACAATGGGAGCGTAAATAGACAAATCACTGAGACTGTTTTCACCCAGGCTTGTCCCTTATTGTAGTAGCTGGACAAACCAACTCATTATTGGTTTATTAATATtggagatggtccgataccattttttttttttgcttcccaaCAACAATTCCAATACCAAACATGTGTATCGGGCGATACCGAGTACCGATCCGTGGGTATTATGTCACAACAGCTGTATGCTACTATCTCTTAAGGGATCTGATAGGATTGCTATGATCGTTGTAGGTCGGGCTCAGGTttaactctttgtgaaacatgaacaaacaaacaacgaacgccacagaactttcttttactaTCCAGTTTGACACTGAGTCAAtggaaaaataacattaattaaCTATTATTTTCTTCTGGGCTAAATTACATggattggtgcataaactccagtattTTTCAATTACTGACACCCAAGGCTTTTccaatactggtatcggaacatctctaattattattcattatcagtagtttttttcttctcaccaGTTGGATATCTAAAAAATGATGCCCTAAAATTGCTGATTAAGTAAAAGAACTCACATTTAGTAAATGAGAACAGCAGCAGCGGCCACCATCAGAGCTCCAGCCAAGCTGGGGCGGCTCGTCTCTGCTTCACCTGTAGgcagacagacatagaaaggAACCATCCGCTGGGTGTCTTTAGCTTTTATACCGTACAAATATCAAAACTTTGAAATTCTCTGCTTGTTTTGTAACTCAGCATGAATCATGTTGGAAACAAGTGGTGTAGTGAATAAAGAAGTGtttgtaaaagtgtttgtaTTTAGCCAGACTTTCCCTGTTTTCTTAGTCCAAGGATTATTTTGAATAAGAATCTGTCAACTAAACaagcacaaaacacaatcaaCTGAATCAATCAGGGTTTACTGACACGGACTATGGTGACTATGGTGTGGTTGTACTGTAGGTAGTTGTAataggtctggctagtctacacagcattctgggataagAGAAAACGgggtctggtttattggcatttatttaaaccaatcacaatcgtcttgggcggcactaagcgccagacggagccatggtgcctctgcaaaaaagtctcaggaaggaactttttttggtggaacgtgtacgtcaGAAGTAGATTttgtcgtcaacagaaaactcagattggacagatagtctagctagctgtctggatttgccctgcagagatcagaggaccaggtaaccatagtcctcagattggacatatagtctagctagctgtctggatttaccttgcagagatctgaggaccaggtaaccatagtcctcataaatccgctggaggttagaacgccaacacaaaagaggaaggggacggacatccaaaagaaaaatgaggaacatctggcggaatttcacTTGAAATGAAACGTTGTTGATTCAGACTAGTTTGACTTTGCATTGCACCAAACAAAGGTCCTAAGCTGTGATATGATTACAACATATCATGACCTGAAGTGAGCTTTTGGTTTTATAAAACACTTCTCCCATATGGCAATATTTACTTTATGCCCCTGGCATGATCTGGTGTGATAAAAGTGGTCTTTAGTTTTGCTTTAGgttttatatataaaaacttcTGATTTCGCTGATGATGAAATTGACCTTTTTTTGACTCAAAGACGACAAATACAATTTCCTGAGATGTTTAGTTTGAAATTGATTTACAAAGATGGTGTTTAAGGTCTGCAGACAACCAGACTGTGcccttgttttctctttggaaTTTTATTTCAACCTCCTCTTCATTTACCTGCTCTTTCAGTCTTTCTATGTGCTTACTTGTACTGTTGTTCTGTGCAGTATGTCAGAGAACAActttttaggggtccaagcccgaggatgcgtgcatcgcggtaatcgcaaggcgatacgcggttcacacagcagggctgtggaaccctattgttttcgcaaGGAttcttcattattattattcactaTTCATCATCATCGTTATTTTCTTCACCGCATAAaactggtgctgcagcctaaaccgtacatggtggcggcgcgccattttcaggactggtccgaaagtccgcaaagacctcagccaaaaaaattgacccacttctaccactaggtggcgctatagcagagaaaaacacgtttggccctataactcccaaaccgtacatcgtaaatttaaaaaccttacatccacgcgttccctggatcctaatgaatctcgtgatataggccacgcccatttccgcctatacttttatgcgtgaaaaatcgcgatttatcaaaaaccaactttttcgaactcctccgagaccgtgcaatggatctgcacgaaacttggcacatagcatctccagaccgacctgacacaaagttctataaagattttttatagaATACAAATTTCGCATATTACGCTCAAActaatttgtgtagctagctatgaaaacaccaactttgccatatctcagccaacataaatgctatcaaagccaaactttacaatgttACTTGCTATGAGCCCCTGAgtctctgtaccaaatttgacgaacattggccgctagggggcgctacaaatacaaataaagtgtatttctcatgaaccgctcgtccgaattttacaaaatttgacggATACCATCTAGGCCCACTCCCGAGGCGGTCCTCGCAGCGGGGCAGTGATTGGCGCACTCCCCGgctcgctggggacgactggcgcggggaggcttggaccccgttgaaactgcgtgcagttctagttaacattattttggggcattttaggcctttactgTGAtgggacagcagaagacatgaaagggccgcaggtcggagtcaaacccacagCCGCTGCGTTGGGAATTTCTTTCAGACAGTTTTTGTAACTGTTATGTATTTACCCACTGGCATCAAGAATAAAACCAAAGTGCTGTTAGACAGCTGTGTGACTTACCATTGTTTAACATGGCGATCAGAGTCACATTTAGGGTAGGGTTGTGAACGAGACAAGTCACAGATGGATCTGGACCTCCAGGGATAACTATAGTGCTTGTGAGAGTGTAGAGATGATCGTGAGGGTCCTGCAATGCGGTGGTGTTCACATCCTGCAGGTCTAAAAGGTGTTGGCTGTGAAGTCTCCACTTTACCAAAGGCTTGGGAAATCCTCTTTGTGTAGTGCAGACTGCAgtcattgtttctttatttacattcaGGCTGATATTCTTATAGGGAACTATGAGTAAAAGAGAGTGCAGTCACTGACAAAAAAACTCATTTCTGAGAATGCTTATTGGGAAATATGCTAATTCACTTTCTTCCTCATGTATTAGACTATTGCTgtaaacaaaaagttaaatctCCATCCTTACCTGCAACATGTAAGGTCATTTGGCAGATTTGTCTAAATTCAAATTCGAATCTGTTCCTCCCTCTGCTATCAAAAACTGCTCCAAAAGCCTGAAAAACCCTTTGGTTGTCTTCAAGTGTTGTGTTTTCAAGTTTGACTGAAATATTTCCTTCTGTGATGTCCTGCGGGAAGGCTGCGATCCTGTCTCGATAGAGTTCATGTACATGCTCATGCATCTCCTTCCCTTTATTAAAAGAGTACAAAACGTAGGCTCTGTCGTCTTGCCAGTAAAAGCGTAGAAGCTTTAGGTCGGTGGTAGCAGGGAGCATCAGGATACAAGGGAGTACCGGAGATTCACCAACGGTAGTGTTGACATAAAGAACTTCTGTTGCATCAGAAACTGAAAATTAGAAAATAGACGGATTCTCAAACATTTCCATTTCCTAGCCTTACACACTGCTGTGTCATTACCGAACCCTATCATACTCTTCAGGTTTGATTGTTAAGATTACATAGTTTTAGTTCTCCTCACATAAATATTACACAAAATCCGTATTTAATAATAGATGCCAGTGTATTTCTGTCACGCATGcatgctcacacacatacacacacacacacacacacacacacacacacacacacacactcagtgacATGGAAACAGTGCAGTAAAATGtcacattaaaattaaaatgcaacttACCCAAAAGGAGAAAGCATGCCACTGATATAATAAACATTCTTGATAGGATAAGCTCACTCGCTACACAACATAAAGCAAAACAATTTGACtataaaaagtagaatatgCCCATCTAATCAAAAACGCAAAGTGAAGACGCACACGAGACTGCAATTTCCTCTTTTGACGGATAGATCAACTTCTGGCCCGTTGTTGCATGCGTGCTGACTAATCATCTCTATTTAAAGAACTCTAAGAATGTAGTGTAGCCATATAGATATACCATCTGTTATATCTGTTGTACAGCTACTAGTTCACAGTTATGCTGATGATAAAGTGACGTTTCTG is a genomic window of Etheostoma spectabile isolate EspeVRDwgs_2016 chromosome 11, UIUC_Espe_1.0, whole genome shotgun sequence containing:
- the LOC116698088 gene encoding CD276 antigen homolog isoform X2, yielding MFIISVACFLLLVSDATEVLYVNTTVGESPVLPCILMLPATTDLKLLRFYWQDDRAYVLYSFNKGKEMHEHVHELYRDRIAAFPQDITEGNISVKLENTTLEDNQRVFQAFGAVFDSRGRNRFEFEFRQICQMTLHVAVPYKNISLNVNKETMTAVCTTQRGFPKPLVKWRLHSQHLLDLQDVNTTALQDPHDHLYTLTSTIVIPGGPDPSVTCLVHNPTLNVTLIAMLNNDVKRHLELMGAKSWDALHRRPSLSTLDRWSPFVPGSHVSAGINP
- the LOC116698088 gene encoding CD276 antigen homolog isoform X1, which encodes MFIISVACFLLLVSDATEVLYVNTTVGESPVLPCILMLPATTDLKLLRFYWQDDRAYVLYSFNKGKEMHEHVHELYRDRIAAFPQDITEGNISVKLENTTLEDNQRVFQAFGAVFDSRGRNRFEFEFRQICQMTLHVAVPYKNISLNVNKETMTAVCTTQRGFPKPLVKWRLHSQHLLDLQDVNTTALQDPHDHLYTLTSTIVIPGGPDPSVTCLVHNPTLNVTLIAMLNNGEAETSRPSLAGALMVAAAAVLIY